One stretch of Pseudomonas sp. NC02 DNA includes these proteins:
- a CDS encoding GNAT family N-acetyltransferase encodes MNPKYPGLSVRVADEGFDAYVWGNDFSFEVNAYGKPEMGKRVDQWAVERIVPYRKCYGIDPEEFASFRDAADSAVFMAYLDDRPVGHIVVSTNWNGFAHVDELAVVLPARRHGVAKALLDVAQFWSRKKNLPGMMLETQNNNLGACRLYERCGYVMGGIDHLRYRGIDPQTREVAIFWYRLFKTELEAV; translated from the coding sequence ATGAACCCGAAGTACCCGGGCCTCAGTGTTCGGGTGGCTGACGAAGGATTTGACGCCTACGTGTGGGGGAACGACTTCAGCTTTGAAGTCAACGCCTACGGCAAGCCGGAAATGGGCAAGCGCGTCGACCAGTGGGCGGTGGAGCGTATCGTGCCGTACCGCAAATGCTACGGCATCGACCCCGAGGAGTTCGCCAGCTTCCGTGACGCGGCCGACAGTGCGGTGTTCATGGCCTACCTCGATGACCGGCCCGTGGGGCATATCGTGGTCAGCACCAACTGGAACGGCTTTGCCCACGTGGATGAACTGGCGGTGGTCTTGCCCGCGCGGCGCCACGGGGTGGCCAAGGCGTTGCTGGACGTGGCGCAGTTCTGGAGCCGCAAGAAGAACCTGCCGGGGATGATGCTGGAGACCCAGAACAACAACCTCGGTGCCTGCCGGCTGTATGAGCGCTGCGGGTATGTGATGGGCGGGATCGACCACCTGCGCTATCGCGGGATTGATCCGCAGACGCGCGAAGTGGCGATTTTCTGGTATCGGTTGTTCAAGACAGAATTGGAAGCAGTCTGA
- a CDS encoding LysR substrate-binding domain-containing protein, protein MRLRHIEVIQAILQTGHLGTAAEWLQLPVADVDATLKDAELQLGFMLFASVRGRLQATRETLELQAEIAHLYAALEPVQRLASSLKHHHAPPLRALCTPPLANQLLPQAIAVLRRRFQDTPCNLSSHSTRDIVKSLLLHEADLGLSLHDPDHPQIHSQPLAHGKLQLLAPHGWLKPRQKYIALQELAGQSMIGLEGQDPLSRLLDSKLQALRPLPVVQTRVQTYQMMRSMVEAGEGLAIVDPFTASGAREAGLDACPLSPPIVVTLYALTLKGSEPSPALNALLEIVTEKAENLLTSTLP, encoded by the coding sequence ATGCGTTTACGTCATATCGAAGTCATTCAAGCGATTTTACAGACCGGACACCTCGGCACCGCCGCCGAATGGTTGCAACTGCCCGTGGCCGATGTGGACGCTACCCTCAAGGATGCCGAGCTGCAATTGGGCTTCATGCTGTTCGCCAGTGTGCGCGGACGCTTGCAGGCCACCCGGGAAACCCTTGAGCTGCAGGCCGAAATCGCCCACCTCTATGCAGCCCTTGAGCCGGTGCAACGCCTGGCCAGCAGCCTGAAGCACCACCATGCCCCGCCCTTGCGCGCACTGTGCACCCCGCCGCTGGCCAATCAACTGCTGCCCCAGGCGATCGCCGTGCTGCGCCGACGTTTCCAAGACACGCCGTGCAACCTCTCCAGCCATTCCACCCGGGATATCGTCAAAAGCCTGCTGCTGCACGAAGCCGACCTCGGCCTGAGCCTGCACGACCCGGACCATCCGCAAATCCACAGCCAACCGCTGGCCCACGGCAAGCTGCAATTGCTCGCGCCCCATGGCTGGCTGAAGCCGCGGCAGAAATACATTGCGCTACAGGAGCTGGCCGGGCAGTCGATGATCGGCCTTGAAGGCCAGGACCCGCTGAGTCGCCTGCTGGACAGCAAACTGCAAGCCCTGCGCCCGCTGCCGGTGGTGCAAACGCGGGTACAGACGTACCAGATGATGCGCAGCATGGTAGAAGCCGGGGAAGGCCTGGCGATTGTCGACCCGTTCACCGCCAGCGGAGCACGGGAAGCCGGGCTGGATGCGTGCCCGTTGTCACCGCCGATTGTGGTGACCTTGTATGCGTTGACCCTGAAGGGCAGCGAGCCATCGCCCGCCTTGAATGCGCTGCTTGAGATTGTCACCGAGAAGGCTGAAAACCTGCTGACAAGCACATTGCCGTGA
- the gspG gene encoding type II secretion system major pseudopilin GspG, which yields MLGKTDTRGFSLWDLLVVVLVVGVLAVAVGPRIFGDVTQSEIATAKVQLKELGKAVEQFHQDVGRYPTDDEGLAVLTVQPAGEGKWRGPYLKDQDMLTDPWGVAYQYHYPPSQAKTNFDLFSFGKDRTLGGVGDNVDIAYGE from the coding sequence ATGCTCGGTAAAACAGACACGCGCGGGTTTTCGTTGTGGGACCTGCTGGTGGTGGTGCTGGTGGTCGGTGTGTTGGCGGTTGCGGTGGGGCCGCGGATCTTCGGCGACGTGACCCAATCGGAAATCGCCACGGCCAAGGTCCAGTTGAAAGAGCTGGGCAAGGCGGTCGAGCAGTTTCATCAGGATGTAGGGCGTTATCCTACCGACGACGAGGGTCTGGCGGTGTTGACGGTTCAGCCAGCGGGAGAAGGGAAGTGGCGGGGCCCCTATCTCAAGGATCAGGACATGCTGACGGACCCTTGGGGCGTGGCCTATCAGTACCACTATCCTCCCAGCCAGGCCAAAACCAACTTTGATCTGTTCTCGTTCGGCAAGGACCGGACACTGGGAGGCGTCGGCGATAATGTTGATATCGCCTATGGGGAATAA
- a CDS encoding NADPH-dependent FMN reductase has product MSKVYTIAVLVGSLRKESINRKVALALAELAPANLKLNIVEIGDLPLYNEDIDGAAPPAAYSTFRQHVRSSDAVLFVTPEYNRSVPGVLKNAIDVGSRPYGQSVFSGKPGAVISVSPGAIGGFGANHHLRQSLVFLDVPCMQQPEAYLGGAGSVFDESGKVSEKTKPFLQAFIDAYGKWVEKQSA; this is encoded by the coding sequence ATGAGCAAGGTCTACACGATTGCCGTACTGGTCGGCAGCTTGAGAAAAGAGTCGATCAACCGCAAGGTCGCCCTGGCACTGGCCGAGTTGGCGCCCGCCAACCTCAAGTTGAACATTGTCGAAATTGGCGATTTGCCGCTCTACAACGAGGACATCGACGGTGCTGCACCGCCGGCAGCCTACAGTACTTTCCGTCAACACGTGCGTTCATCCGACGCGGTGTTGTTTGTGACCCCCGAATACAACCGCTCCGTGCCGGGTGTATTGAAGAATGCGATTGACGTCGGTTCACGTCCTTATGGCCAAAGTGTCTTCAGCGGCAAGCCGGGTGCGGTGATCAGTGTGTCTCCCGGAGCCATCGGCGGTTTTGGGGCCAATCACCATTTGCGCCAGTCGCTGGTGTTCCTCGATGTGCCGTGCATGCAGCAGCCGGAAGCCTACCTGGGCGGTGCGGGCAGCGTGTTCGATGAGTCGGGCAAGGTCTCGGAAAAGACCAAGCCGTTTTTGCAGGCGTTTATTGATGCCTACGGCAAGTGGGTGGAAAAGCAAAGCGCATAA
- the poxB gene encoding ubiquinone-dependent pyruvate dehydrogenase gives MAKITLAQQLATTLEQAGIKRIWGLTGDSLNGLTDSLRTMDSIEWMHVRHEEVAAFAAGAEAAATGELTVCAGSCGPGNLHLINGLFDCHRNHVPVLAIAAQIPSSEIGLNYFQETHPQELFKECSHFIELVTNPEQMPHVLHRAMRSAILNRGVAVVVIPGDVSLLEVEDKFKPWPALLAPRTLPAEQDLQRLTDILEHSGKVTLLCGSGCAGAHDEVVALADALGAPVVHALRGKEHVEWDNPFDVGMTGLIGFSSGYHAMLNCDTLIMLGTDFPYRQFYPTDAKIIQVDRNPQALGRRATLDLGIAADVSETIQALLPRLTRKTDRSFLETSLKHYEKARQGLDDLAEPSKAGRPIHPQYVARLLSELADDDAIFTADVGSPTVWAARYLKMNGKRRLIGSFNHGSMANAMPQAIGAQAAFPGRQVISMSGDGGFTMLMGDFISLAQLNLPVKLVVFNNSSLGFVAMEMKAAGYLDTGTELKNPDFAAMSNAMGILGIRVEQSEDLEPALRRALAHDGPVLVDVVTATQELVMPPSIKLEQAKGFSLYMLKAVMSGRGDEVIELAKTNWLR, from the coding sequence ATGGCGAAAATCACCCTGGCCCAGCAATTGGCGACCACCCTTGAACAGGCGGGCATCAAGCGCATCTGGGGCCTGACCGGCGACAGCCTCAACGGCCTGACCGACTCCCTGCGCACCATGGACAGCATCGAGTGGATGCATGTGCGCCACGAAGAAGTGGCCGCGTTTGCCGCCGGTGCCGAAGCCGCCGCCACCGGCGAGCTGACCGTATGCGCCGGCAGCTGCGGCCCCGGCAACCTGCACTTGATCAATGGCCTGTTCGATTGCCATCGCAACCACGTGCCGGTGCTGGCCATTGCCGCACAGATCCCCTCCTCCGAGATCGGCCTGAACTACTTCCAGGAGACCCATCCCCAGGAGCTGTTCAAGGAGTGCAGCCACTTTATCGAGCTGGTGACCAACCCCGAGCAGATGCCTCACGTGCTGCACCGTGCCATGCGCTCGGCGATCCTCAATCGCGGCGTAGCGGTGGTGGTGATTCCGGGGGATGTGTCACTGTTGGAAGTAGAAGATAAATTCAAACCGTGGCCGGCCCTGCTGGCACCGCGCACGTTGCCGGCGGAACAGGACCTGCAACGCCTCACCGACATCCTCGAACACAGCGGCAAAGTCACCCTGCTGTGTGGCAGCGGCTGTGCCGGCGCCCACGATGAGGTGGTGGCCCTGGCTGACGCCCTCGGCGCGCCCGTGGTGCATGCCCTGCGCGGCAAGGAACATGTGGAGTGGGACAATCCGTTCGACGTCGGCATGACCGGCCTGATCGGCTTCAGCTCCGGCTACCACGCCATGCTCAACTGCGACACGCTGATCATGCTCGGCACCGACTTCCCGTATCGCCAGTTCTACCCGACCGACGCAAAAATTATCCAGGTCGACCGCAACCCACAGGCACTGGGCCGGCGTGCCACGCTGGACCTGGGCATTGCAGCTGACGTCAGCGAGACCATCCAGGCGCTGCTGCCGCGCCTGACCCGCAAGACGGACCGCAGCTTCCTCGAAACCTCGCTCAAGCATTATGAAAAAGCCCGCCAAGGGTTGGATGACCTGGCGGAACCGTCAAAGGCCGGCCGGCCAATTCACCCGCAATACGTTGCGCGCCTGCTCAGCGAACTGGCGGACGACGACGCAATCTTCACCGCCGACGTTGGCTCGCCGACAGTCTGGGCGGCGCGTTACTTGAAAATGAACGGCAAGCGCCGGTTGATCGGCTCGTTCAACCATGGCTCGATGGCCAACGCCATGCCCCAGGCCATCGGGGCGCAAGCCGCGTTTCCCGGGCGCCAGGTGATTTCGATGTCCGGCGACGGTGGGTTCACCATGCTGATGGGTGATTTCATCAGCCTGGCGCAGCTGAACCTGCCGGTGAAGCTGGTGGTGTTCAACAACTCTTCTTTGGGCTTCGTCGCCATGGAGATGAAAGCGGCGGGCTACCTGGATACCGGCACCGAGCTGAAAAACCCGGACTTTGCCGCCATGTCCAACGCCATGGGCATCCTCGGTATTCGCGTAGAGCAGTCCGAAGACCTTGAACCGGCCCTGCGCCGCGCACTGGCCCACGACGGCCCGGTGCTGGTGGACGTGGTCACCGCCACCCAGGAACTGGTGATGCCGCCGAGCATCAAGCTGGAGCAGGCCAAGGGCTTCAGCCTGTACATGCTCAAGGCGGTGATGAGCGGACGCGGTGATGAGGTGATCGAGTTGGCGAAAACCAACTGGCTCAGATAA
- a CDS encoding NADH:flavin oxidoreductase/NADH oxidase family protein gives MSPFEALQLPNGQLISNRIAKAAMEENMADANQAPSEALMRLYQAWADGEPGLILTGNVMIDRHAMTGPGGVVLEDERHLDKFRQWAAIGRAKGAQFWVQLNHPGRQTMANLGQQALAPSAVALDLGGFSKMFAQPKAMTEDDIQDVISRFATSARLAEKAGFSGAQIHAAHGYLLSQFLSPLSNQRTDRWGGSVENRARLLLEVIKAVRAAVSADFCVAVKLNSADFQRGGFDAADAHAVVELLNPLAIDLLELSGGSYEAPAMQGEARDGRTLAREAYFIEMASDLAKVANMPVMVTGGIRRLPIVQQVLDSGIAMAGIATALTLEPHLIKQWRAGRDLNPQLPPIRWKRKPLASLASMAVVRYQLRRLSRGRQPKPGVTPLLALIKDQLFIARRTRQYRAAMTNSSH, from the coding sequence ATGTCGCCCTTTGAAGCGTTGCAATTGCCCAACGGCCAGCTCATCAGTAACCGCATCGCCAAGGCGGCGATGGAAGAGAACATGGCGGATGCGAACCAGGCGCCTTCCGAGGCCCTGATGCGCTTGTATCAAGCCTGGGCCGACGGCGAGCCCGGCCTGATCCTGACCGGCAACGTGATGATCGACCGCCACGCCATGACCGGCCCCGGCGGCGTGGTGCTGGAAGACGAACGTCACCTGGACAAGTTTCGCCAATGGGCCGCGATTGGCCGGGCCAAGGGCGCGCAGTTCTGGGTGCAGCTCAACCACCCGGGTCGCCAGACCATGGCCAACCTCGGCCAGCAGGCCCTGGCACCTTCGGCGGTGGCCCTCGATCTCGGCGGCTTTTCGAAGATGTTCGCCCAACCCAAGGCCATGACCGAGGACGATATCCAGGACGTCATCTCGCGCTTCGCCACCAGCGCGCGTCTCGCCGAAAAGGCCGGCTTCAGCGGTGCGCAGATACATGCGGCCCACGGCTACCTGCTCAGCCAGTTTCTCTCGCCCTTGAGCAACCAGCGCACAGACCGCTGGGGCGGCAGCGTTGAAAACCGCGCGCGGCTGTTGCTGGAAGTGATCAAAGCCGTGCGCGCCGCCGTGAGCGCGGATTTCTGCGTGGCGGTGAAACTCAATTCCGCCGACTTCCAGCGCGGTGGCTTCGACGCCGCCGACGCCCATGCCGTGGTCGAGCTGCTCAACCCGCTGGCCATCGACCTGCTGGAACTGTCCGGCGGCAGCTACGAAGCCCCGGCCATGCAAGGCGAGGCTCGCGACGGACGCACCCTGGCCCGCGAAGCCTATTTCATCGAGATGGCCAGCGACCTGGCGAAAGTCGCCAACATGCCGGTGATGGTCACCGGCGGCATCCGGCGCTTGCCGATCGTGCAGCAAGTCCTGGACAGCGGCATCGCCATGGCCGGGATCGCCACCGCGCTGACCCTGGAGCCGCACCTGATCAAGCAGTGGCGCGCTGGCCGCGATCTCAACCCGCAACTGCCGCCGATCCGCTGGAAGCGCAAACCCCTGGCCAGCCTGGCGAGCATGGCAGTGGTGCGCTATCAGCTTCGCCGCCTGAGCCGTGGCCGCCAGCCGAAACCCGGGGTGACGCCGCTGCTGGCGTTGATAAAAGACCAACTGTTTATCGCCCGCCGCACTCGGCAATATCGCGCCGCGATGACCAATTCTTCACATTGA
- a CDS encoding MerR family transcriptional regulator, which translates to MNIGELAGRSGLAASKIRFYEAQGLIQVERQGNGYRRYPMQTLQTLQLIQGAQRAGFSLQELKALMPDDSPSEAKRADIVLRLERRIAQIEELQARMDQSKAELRAVIATIQAHPEGTPCTQAQDKVWASIEAHKKTPRI; encoded by the coding sequence ATGAATATTGGTGAACTGGCGGGACGCAGCGGCTTGGCAGCCTCGAAGATTCGTTTTTACGAAGCCCAGGGGCTGATCCAGGTCGAGCGACAAGGTAATGGCTATCGCCGTTATCCCATGCAGACGTTGCAGACGCTGCAATTGATCCAGGGCGCTCAGCGCGCCGGTTTCAGCTTGCAGGAGTTGAAGGCGCTGATGCCCGACGATTCGCCGAGCGAGGCGAAACGCGCCGATATCGTCTTGAGGCTTGAGCGCAGGATTGCGCAGATAGAAGAGCTTCAAGCCCGAATGGACCAGAGCAAGGCAGAGTTACGCGCGGTGATCGCCACGATCCAGGCACACCCGGAAGGCACGCCGTGCACCCAGGCGCAGGACAAGGTCTGGGCCTCAATCGAGGCGCATAAAAAAACGCCGCGTATCTGA
- the acnB gene encoding bifunctional aconitate hydratase 2/2-methylisocitrate dehydratase, producing the protein MLEAYRKHIEERAALGIVPQPLNAEQTAGLVELLKNPPAGEEEFLVDLITNRIPPGVDEAAYVKAGFLSALAKGEATSPLIDKKRAVELLGTMQGGYNIVTLVELLDDATLAPVAAAQLKHTLLMFDAFHDVAEKARNGNEHAKAVIQSWADGEWFKNRPTLADKISLRVFKVTGETNTDDLSPAPDAWSRPDIPLHALAMLKMAREGIVPDEQGKTGPMKQIEEMRGQGFPIAYVGDVVGTGSSRKSATNSVLWFFGDDVPYVPNKRAGGFCFGSKIAPIFYNTMEDAGALPIEFDVTNMNMGDVIDLYPHAGKVTKHNSDEVLTTFEMKTPVLLDEVRAGGRIPLIIGRGLTEKARAELGLPPSTLFKLPEAPAESDKGYTLAQKMVGKACGVAGVRPGTYCEPKMTTVGSQDTTGPMTRDELKDLACLGFSTDLVMQSFCHTAAYPKPIDVTTHHTLPDFIMTRGGVSLRPGDGIIHSWLNRMLLPDTVGTGGDSHTRFPMGISFPAGSGLVAFAAATGVMPLDMPESILVRFKGEMQPGITLRDLVHAIPYYAIQAGLLTVEKKGKKNAFSGRILEIEGLDNLSIEQAFELSDASAERSAAGCTIKLSKESITEYLNSNITLLRWMIGEGYGDARTLERRAQAMEAWVANPELMVADADAEYAEIIEIDLADIKEPVLCAPNDPDDARLLSSVAGEKIDEVFIGSCMTNIGHFRAAGKLLDQVKGQLPTRLWLSPPTKMDAHQLTEEGYYGIYGKAGARMEMPGCSLCMGNQARVEPNSTVVSTSTRNFPNRLGDGANVYLASAELASVASILGRLPTVEEYMEYAAKINTMASDVYRYLSFDQIAEFREIAASANIPVVQA; encoded by the coding sequence GTGCTTGAAGCCTACCGCAAACATATCGAAGAGCGTGCAGCCCTGGGTATCGTTCCCCAGCCGCTTAACGCCGAACAAACCGCAGGCCTGGTCGAGCTGCTGAAAAATCCCCCGGCTGGCGAAGAAGAATTCCTCGTTGACCTGATCACCAACCGCATTCCACCAGGCGTTGACGAAGCTGCCTACGTCAAGGCCGGTTTCCTGTCTGCCCTGGCCAAGGGCGAAGCCACTTCTCCCCTGATCGACAAGAAACGCGCTGTTGAACTGCTCGGCACCATGCAAGGCGGCTACAACATCGTGACCCTGGTCGAGCTGCTGGACGACGCCACCCTGGCCCCCGTCGCAGCCGCCCAACTCAAGCACACCCTGCTAATGTTCGATGCTTTCCACGACGTCGCGGAAAAAGCCAGGAACGGCAACGAACACGCCAAAGCCGTGATCCAGTCCTGGGCCGACGGCGAGTGGTTCAAGAACCGCCCGACCCTGGCCGACAAGATCAGCCTGCGTGTGTTCAAGGTCACCGGCGAAACCAACACCGACGACCTGTCCCCTGCCCCGGACGCCTGGTCCCGCCCTGACATCCCGCTGCACGCCCTGGCCATGCTGAAAATGGCCCGTGAAGGCATCGTGCCGGATGAGCAAGGCAAGACCGGCCCGATGAAGCAGATCGAAGAAATGCGCGGCCAGGGCTTCCCGATCGCCTACGTCGGTGACGTGGTCGGTACCGGTTCGTCGCGTAAATCGGCCACCAACTCGGTACTGTGGTTCTTCGGCGACGACGTGCCTTACGTGCCGAACAAGCGCGCTGGCGGCTTCTGCTTCGGCAGCAAGATCGCTCCAATCTTCTACAACACCATGGAAGATGCCGGCGCACTGCCAATCGAGTTCGACGTTACCAACATGAACATGGGCGACGTGATCGACCTGTACCCGCATGCTGGCAAAGTCACCAAGCACAACAGCGATGAAGTCCTGACCACCTTCGAAATGAAGACTCCGGTCCTGTTGGATGAAGTCCGTGCCGGCGGTCGTATCCCGCTGATCATCGGCCGTGGCCTGACCGAAAAGGCACGTGCCGAACTGGGTCTGCCACCTTCGACCCTGTTCAAGCTGCCGGAAGCCCCGGCTGAAAGCGACAAGGGCTACACCCTGGCGCAGAAAATGGTCGGCAAGGCCTGCGGCGTGGCTGGCGTTCGTCCAGGCACCTACTGCGAACCGAAGATGACCACCGTCGGCTCCCAGGACACCACCGGTCCCATGACCCGTGACGAACTGAAAGACCTGGCGTGCCTGGGCTTCTCCACCGATCTGGTAATGCAGTCGTTCTGCCACACCGCGGCCTATCCAAAGCCGATCGACGTGACCACCCACCACACCCTGCCTGACTTCATCATGACCCGTGGCGGCGTATCGCTGCGTCCGGGCGACGGCATCATCCACAGCTGGCTGAACCGCATGCTGCTGCCAGACACCGTCGGTACCGGTGGTGACTCCCACACCCGTTTCCCGATGGGCATTTCGTTCCCGGCCGGTTCCGGCCTGGTAGCGTTCGCCGCCGCCACCGGCGTCATGCCGCTGGACATGCCGGAATCGATCCTGGTGCGCTTCAAAGGTGAAATGCAGCCTGGTATCACCCTGCGTGACCTGGTTCACGCCATTCCTTACTACGCGATCCAGGCTGGCCTGCTGACCGTAGAGAAGAAAGGCAAGAAGAACGCTTTCTCCGGCCGTATCCTGGAAATCGAAGGCCTGGACAACCTGAGCATCGAACAAGCCTTCGAGCTGTCCGACGCCTCGGCTGAACGTTCGGCTGCCGGTTGCACCATCAAGCTGTCGAAAGAATCCATCACCGAGTACCTGAACTCCAACATCACCCTGCTGCGCTGGATGATCGGTGAAGGCTACGGCGATGCGCGTACCCTGGAACGTCGTGCCCAAGCGATGGAAGCCTGGGTTGCCAACCCTGAGTTGATGGTTGCCGATGCTGACGCCGAATACGCGGAAATCATCGAGATCGATCTGGCCGACATCAAGGAGCCTGTGCTCTGCGCGCCAAACGATCCGGACGACGCCCGTCTGCTGTCCAGCGTTGCTGGCGAGAAGATCGACGAAGTGTTCATCGGTTCGTGCATGACCAACATCGGTCACTTCCGCGCTGCCGGTAAACTGCTGGATCAGGTCAAGGGTCAGCTGCCAACCCGTCTGTGGCTGTCGCCGCCGACCAAGATGGACGCTCACCAACTGACCGAAGAAGGCTACTACGGCATCTACGGCAAGGCTGGCGCGCGCATGGAAATGCCGGGCTGCTCGCTGTGCATGGGTAACCAGGCACGTGTAGAGCCGAACTCGACCGTTGTGTCGACGTCGACCCGTAACTTCCCGAACCGTCTGGGTGACGGCGCAAACGTCTACCTGGCTTCGGCCGAGCTGGCGTCGGTGGCTTCCATCCTGGGTCGCCTGCCGACCGTCGAGGAGTACATGGAATACGCCGCGAAGATCAACACCATGGCCAGCGACGTGTATCGCTACCTGAGTTTTGACCAGATCGCCGAGTTCCGTGAAATTGCTGCAAGCGCCAACATCCCTGTGGTTCAAGCCTAA
- a CDS encoding DUF1289 domain-containing protein, with the protein MSNQTIKTPCVGLCSTVYGDLVCRGCKRFHHEVIQWNGYNEEEKRAVWLRLEQLLVQVMAGKLEVFDPKMLRGQLEQRKIRFVPHQSEYCWAYQLIARGARVISNLEAYGMVLMPEFREWGLPELRDAIDREFFILSEAHYQRYIAPGFLRDAFGG; encoded by the coding sequence ATGTCTAACCAAACCATCAAGACCCCCTGCGTAGGCCTGTGCTCCACGGTTTACGGCGATCTTGTGTGCCGGGGGTGCAAGCGGTTTCACCATGAGGTGATTCAGTGGAACGGGTATAACGAGGAAGAAAAACGTGCGGTGTGGCTGCGGCTGGAGCAGTTGTTGGTGCAGGTGATGGCCGGGAAGCTTGAGGTGTTTGACCCTAAAATGCTGCGGGGGCAGCTGGAGCAGCGCAAGATTCGGTTTGTGCCGCATCAGTCGGAGTACTGCTGGGCCTATCAGTTGATTGCCCGGGGGGCGCGGGTGATCAGCAATCTTGAGGCTTACGGGATGGTGTTGATGCCGGAGTTTCGGGAGTGGGGTTTGCCTGAGTTGCGGGATGCGATTGATCGGGAGTTTTTTATTTTGTCCGAGGCGCATTATCAGCGGTATATCGCTCCGGGGTTTCTCAGGGATGCGTTTGGGGGGTGA
- a CDS encoding universal stress protein — translation MQAIRSILVVIEPEHSESLALKRAKLIAGVTGAHLHLLVCDKRHEHSAMLSLLKAGLQEDGYSVTTEQAWNDSLHETIIDVQQAEGCGLVVKQHFADSPLKKALLTPADWKLMRYCPTPVLLVKTSTPWAGGVILAAIDVGNSDAEHQALHNSIIDHGFDIASLAKAQLHVISAHPSPMLSAADPVFQLKETIEARYREQCKAFQAEFDIDDTHLHIEEGPADVLIPHAVHKWQAAVTIIGTVARTGITGALIGNTAEVVLDAVDSDVLVLKPQELMDHLEELANG, via the coding sequence ATGCAAGCCATACGCAGCATCCTGGTGGTCATCGAGCCTGAGCATTCGGAAAGCCTGGCCCTCAAGCGCGCCAAGCTGATTGCCGGCGTCACCGGGGCACATTTGCATTTGTTGGTGTGTGACAAGCGGCATGAGCATTCGGCGATGTTGAGCCTGCTGAAGGCCGGTTTGCAGGAGGATGGCTACAGCGTCACCACCGAACAGGCGTGGAATGACAGCCTGCATGAAACCATCATCGACGTGCAGCAGGCAGAGGGGTGTGGGTTGGTGGTCAAGCAGCACTTTGCTGATAGTCCGCTGAAAAAAGCGCTGTTGACGCCTGCGGACTGGAAGCTGATGCGTTACTGCCCTACTCCGGTGTTGTTGGTGAAGACGTCCACGCCGTGGGCTGGCGGGGTGATTCTGGCAGCGATTGATGTAGGGAATTCCGATGCGGAGCATCAGGCGTTGCATAACTCGATCATTGATCACGGGTTTGATATCGCGAGCCTGGCCAAGGCGCAGTTGCATGTGATCAGTGCGCATCCGTCGCCGATGTTGTCGGCGGCGGATCCGGTGTTTCAGCTCAAGGAGACGATCGAGGCGCGCTATCGTGAGCAGTGCAAGGCGTTTCAGGCGGAGTTTGATATTGACGACACGCATCTGCATATCGAGGAAGGGCCGGCGGATGTGTTGATTCCTCATGCGGTGCATAAGTGGCAGGCGGCGGTGACCATAATCGGTACCGTGGCGCGTACGGGGATTACCGGGGCGTTGATCGGGAATACGGCGGAGGTGGTGCTGGATGCGGTGGACAGTGATGTGTTGGTGCTTAAGCCGCAGGAGTTGATGGATCATCTGGAAGAGCTGGCTAATGGGTGA
- a CDS encoding tRNA-(ms[2]io[6]A)-hydroxylase — protein MNLPEIHEFLGCRTPDGWVQAALADQETLLIDHKNCEFKAASTALSLIAKYHSHVDLINLMSRLAREELVHHEQVMRLMKKRKIELRQLSAGRYASGLRKVVRSHEPVKLVDTLVVGAFIEARSCERFEALVPHLDEELGKFYFGLLKSEARHFQGYLKLAYQYGDAKDIAQVIDRVRAAEQELIESPDVEFRFHSGVPA, from the coding sequence ATGAACCTGCCAGAAATCCACGAATTCCTCGGTTGCCGCACCCCCGACGGCTGGGTCCAGGCCGCGTTGGCCGACCAGGAAACCCTGCTGATCGACCACAAGAACTGTGAATTCAAGGCCGCCAGCACCGCGTTGAGCCTGATCGCCAAGTACCATTCCCACGTCGACCTGATCAACCTGATGTCACGCCTGGCCCGGGAAGAACTGGTGCACCACGAGCAAGTCATGCGCCTGATGAAGAAGCGCAAGATCGAGCTGCGCCAACTGTCCGCCGGCCGCTACGCTTCGGGTTTGCGCAAGGTGGTGCGCAGCCATGAACCGGTCAAACTGGTGGATACCCTGGTGGTCGGCGCGTTTATCGAAGCCCGCAGTTGCGAGCGTTTCGAAGCGCTGGTGCCGCATTTGGACGAAGAACTCGGCAAGTTCTATTTCGGCCTGCTTAAAAGCGAGGCCCGGCATTTCCAGGGTTACCTGAAACTGGCTTACCAGTACGGCGACGCCAAGGACATCGCCCAGGTCATCGACCGTGTACGCGCCGCCGAGCAGGAACTGATCGAGTCACCGGACGTCGAGTTCCGCTTTCACAGCGGCGTGCCAGCCTGA